ATCCGCTTTATTACATAAGCAGATATTATAAGAATAATAAGGAAGAGAATCAGGAAGTTATTAGCGTAAAGACGTTCGAGAAAGCAGGGATTTGCAGAAAAAGATAAGTCTTTAAGACCGGTTAAAAATATAATACTGACAGCCCCCAAATGCAGAAGCTGGTCAGCCAGAAATGACCAGATTTTAGCCCTTCCTTTATCAACATACCTGACTTTTAGGCAATCAATAGCAAAATGGCTGGCTCCCAGAAATAAAAACAATCCCCAGATAGCCTTAATCCCTAAAAAAGGCCAGGAAAGGCCGACAGCGCAGACAACGAATATCAATGCATGAAGAAACTGGCCCCAGAGGTTTTTTATCTTGAGCTTATAGATTATGTCGGGCTGCAAAGGGAAATCTGCTAAAAAATGCGCAAGAATAAGACGCAGGAATAAAAACATCATTCCTCCTTTTCCGGGAAATAACAACTAACAAATAGCGAGAAAATTAAATTTCTAATTGCCCTAATTAACCTAATTAATGCCCAATCCCCAATGTCCAAAT
This DNA window, taken from Candidatus Omnitrophota bacterium, encodes the following:
- a CDS encoding DUF3307 domain-containing protein, encoding MMFLFLRLILAHFLADFPLQPDIIYKLKIKNLWGQFLHALIFVVCAVGLSWPFLGIKAIWGLFLFLGASHFAIDCLKVRYVDKGRAKIWSFLADQLLHLGAVSIIFLTGLKDLSFSANPCFLERLYANNFLILFLIILIISAYVIKRMKILRGSQ